CGATTTCACGAGCCGCTCCCGGTCCCCCACAAAATAGGCGTACACGTCCGGCGAGCGAACGAAGGGCGCCACAAACGCCGCTCCACTGTGGAGGGTGAGACCCACTGCCTCTCTGTGACTCACCGCATGGGCGGTCAGCTTTGCCGCCAGCTGCGACGGATTCCGAACGAATGTGTAGAAGATGTGCTGGAGGTGCCTTTCTAGACTATAGTTCTGTGCCCAGAGATCGAGGAGGTCGCCTGGCTTCTGGAGCCTGATGGCTCCCCGGCGCTTCTCGACGAAGGCTTTGTCCTCGAGGGCGTTGACGACCAGGTGGGCGGTGCGCAGGCTGATAGCCGCCTCTTCCGCAAGCCCAGCCAGCGTCCACTCCGTCCCGGGTTGCTCAAGCAGCACCCGAACGATCCTGGAGGACTTGGGGGCGAAAAGCCGCCTCAGGCGGGCCTTCCCACGCGGCGGGGGCTGACCGCTCAGCCGGTCAACTAGAATGCCGTCGAAGCGGAGGAAGACGTTGCCGGTGAGGTCCAGATAGCCGACCCCCGCCTCCCGGCAAAGGCGCTGTCCCTCCGGGGAGATATAGGGAGCGACGACGACGGGGTAGATGCGCGGATCCTTCCGGGCCGCCAGGGTGAGCGACGTGATGGCCTGGGCCAAGTAGCGCGGCTCCCCGACAGACTTTACTTCGCAAAGGAGGCGGCGTGTTTTCCCCGCAGATTGGACCTTCAGAACGAGATCCCAGGGTGCATCCCGAGTTGGGCGCTCCACGGCTACCCGGAGCGTCGGGAGGAGCTCCGGGAGGCGGCGCCGCAGGTTGGTCACAACCTCGTTCTCGGTCGGCATATTTTTACCAGAATGGCTATTTTTACCGTACGGGTAAAATAGCCCATCTGGTACAGATCCGTCAATATTCTTCTCGGCATTATTCTCGGCTCCCTGGCCAAGGAGCCTGAGGTTGGAGAAGGGCACCGGCGACGTGCGCCAGAACTTCTGACCTTCAGTAGCGGGCCAGGTGCTCGCCCAAGCGCGGCCGCTTAGCCTCCTCGGGGTCGCCGACCTCGCGGTAGAGGACAAGGTCCACGTCGTCACGCGCACCATCCGCCCCGCGCCAAAGAACTCGCCTGTGGCGACCTGCATCTCGAGCGCCCGCCGCCCCACCTCCCCCCGGCGCCCCGCCTGGATCGCCTCGTCTTCGGCCGTGAGCATCATACAAGGCACAGATCTCTGGAGAGCTGTGGGTCCAGCAAAAGAGGTGGGACTTCAGGCGGGAAGTGTATGTTAGGTTGCTGGAGAGTCTTGCAGAAGTTGATCAAGCGATAACGACCGTGGCGAACCTCGAACAACGTAAGGGTGGGCAGTCTTTGACCGACAGCGAACGTGAACTTGTTAGAGAGCAACTTCAACGTGTGAAGGAGGGACTTGCGGATGTTGCAAAGGCACAGTGGATAGGAGCCATGATGCTGCCGCGTGAAGTCCTTGAAACACTCAACCAGCTGCAGGTGGAATGGCGCCCGGATCCGGCTCAGATCGACACGCCACAGTTCTTTCGGCCAATACAGGATGGAGCCCGGAAGGCGATGACGGCGATAGCCCTCGCCGCCCGAACCGATCTCTTAGGCCTAAGCCCCCCTTGATCACTTAAGGCGAGAGACCTCAGCCCTCGGCCGTCGTCCGCTGGCGCTAGAACACCTTATCTTCTATACCTACCGGCGGATGCCGATCTTGGAGGCCATGTCCGTGTAGCCCTCGACCTCCTTCTCCACGAAGGCGCGCATCTCCGCCGCCGGCAGATGATCGATGTTCATGCTGATCCGCTCGGCGCCGGCGAGGAAGGCGGGGTCCTTCACCATCTCGGCGACGGCGCCCTCCCACTTCTTCACAATCGGATCCGGCGTGGCGGCGGGAAATGCGACAGAGGCCCACCACTGGACGCGCACCCCCTTCATGACGCCCTGCTCCTCGGCCGTGGGCACGTCGGGGATGTACTTGATGCGGGTCGGAGAGAGCACGGCCAGGAGCTTGATCTTCCCGGCCTTCAGCATGGCGTTGGCCTCGGCCACCGAGTGGATCGAGAGCGTGACGTGGCCACCAGCGAGCTGGGCGAACGAATCCCCCGCCCCCTTGGTGATGACCATCTTGGTCTTGGTGGGGTCCACGCCGATCTGGGTCATCCAGTCGTAGGCGGTGTAGCGGGACGGCCCGGCCGGCCCCACCGTGGACCAGACGAGCTGCTCGGGGTTGGCCTTCACCCAGTCGGAGAACTCCTTGAAGTTCTTCCAGGGGGCGTCGGCCTTCACGGCGAAGACCATGGGGTCGCGGACGAGCCGGCCCGCGTACTTCCGGTCAGCGAGCGTGAGCATCGGGGTCTTGGAGGCCCCGATGTGCATCGAGGACGTGGTGTGGATGTCGATGAGCACCGTATACCCGTCGGCCTTGGCCTCCTTGAGCGCTGCCCGGGCGCCGATCATCCCGCCCCCGCCGGGCTTGTTCACGACCAGAATGGGATTGTTCCACTTCTTTCCCAGGTAGTCGGAGATGAGGCGGGCGATCAGGTCGGTTCCGCCGCCGGGGACGAAGGGGACGATGATCTCGATGGGCTTCGTCGGATAGTCCTGCGCCGGGGCGGCCGTGGGGCTAAGGGCCAGCAGCGCCGCCGTCAGCAGGGTGAAGCAGGTCGCGATGCGAGGCCGCGTCATGGTGTCGTTCCCTCCTTGTGTCGGGTTCGCTAAAGCGCCATCTCTTCCGCCGTCTCCTCCCGCACCCGCTGGCTCGTGTAGCGCACGAGGGCGAGGGAGGTCAGGAGCAGGAGCGCCGCCCCGATGAGGAGCGCCAGCGTGAGCCCCCGCTGGAAGAAGATCATAGGGCTCCCGCCGCTCATCGAGAGCGACTGGATCAGGTAGTTCTCGAGGAGCGGACCCAGGATGTAGGCCAGGAGCAGCGGCGCAAGCGGCCACTGGTACTTCCTGAGGACGTAGCCGACCGCGCCGAAGACCAGGCTCACCGCCACGTCGAACATGCTGTTTCGCACGCTGTAGGCTCCGAGGAACGAGAGCAGGAGGATCGCCGGTCCCAGGATACCGTAGGGGACGCGCGTGAGCCACACCCACATGCCGATCAGCGGGAGGTTCAGGATCAGGAGGATGACGTTGCCGATGTAGAGGCTCGCGATGACGGTCCAGACGAAGTCGGGGTTCTTCTGGAAGAGGAGCGGGCCCGGCTGGAGGCCGTACACCAGGAGCCCGCCCAGGAGGACGGCGAGCGGCGGGGAGGCGGGGATCCCCAGGGCCATGAGCGGGATGAAGCCCGCCGAGGATGTGGCGTTGTTGGCGGATTCCGGCGACGCTACCCCCTCGATGGCGCCCTTGCCGAAGCGCTCGGGGCGCTTGGAGAGCTTCTTCTCGGCGTCGTAGGCGAGGAACACGGTCACGCCAGGGGCGCAGCCGGGGAGGAGCCCCAGGAAGAAGCCGATGCCCGTTCCCCTCAGGATCGCGGGGAAGGATTGCTTGAGATCGGCCCAGCTCGGGAAGACGTTCCGGATCTTCTGGGCGATGGCCACGCGCGCCTCCTCAAGGCCGAGGAAGACCTCGGAGATGGCGAAGAGGCCCACGACCAGCGCGATCAGGTCCACGCCGCTCATGAGGAGCGCCCAACCGAAGGCGAAGCGGGGCTCAGCGGTGGCCGGCCCGAGGCCGATCAGCGAGATGAAGTAGCCGAGAAGCGCCATCGAGAAACCCTTGAGGAGCGACCCACCCGAGAGCGAGGCGACGACGGTGAAGGCGAGCACCATCAGGCCGAAGTATTCGGGCGGACCGAACCTGAGCGCCTGATCCGCGAGGAAGGGGGCGAAGAACGTGAGCGCGACCACGCCGAGCGTCCCCGCGAAGAAGGAGCCGATGGCGGCGATGCCGAGGGCGACGCCGCCCCTCCCCTGCTGGGCCAGCGGGTAGCCGTCCAGGCAGGTCGGGACCGACGCCACCTCGCCCGGGATGTTGAGGAGGATCGCGGTCGTCGAGCCGCCGTACATGGCGCCGTAGTAGATCCCGGCGAGCATGATGATGGCGGGGACGGGGGCGAGCACCGTGGTCAGCGGGAAGAGGATCGCGATGGCCGCCGTGGGGCCCAGACCCGGGAGCACTCCGACCAGAGTCCCGAGGAGCGAGCCCAGGACGGCCATGAGGAGGTTCGTGGGCGTCAGCGCCGCCCCGAACCCGTTCGCGAGGTGGCCGAGGATCTCCACGGGCTCAGAACCCCAGCGCGCCCGTCGGGAGAGGCTGGAGGAGCCAGACCCGGAAGAGGAGGTAGAGGAGGCCGGTGGTCACGCCGCCGAGAAGGGTCGCGATCGGCCAGCGGTAGCCGCCCATTGCCTTGTAGAGCCCGGTGGACACCAGCGCTGTACTCCCCGTGTAGCCGAGGTAAGGAAGGATAAGCCAGTAGCCGGCGAGGAGGCCCGCTCCCCAGAGCATCCGGGCGCGCTCGACTCGCTGCGGGAGCGTCACCTTCACCGACGGGAGCCGGGTAAAGGCAGCGGCTCCGCCCAGGAGGAGCAGCGCGAGGCCGACGAGGATCGGGAACGTGTCGTCGCCGACGACGGCGCCGGCCACCATCTGCTCCCTGAGCGCGTAGATCCGGCGCCCTTCGACGAGGGCGAGGATGCCCAGCACGATCAGGATCCCACCGACGACCTTGCCATCAGATAGGCGCACGCCTCGCATGAGAGTCAGTCGCCGATCTCCACGGTCGCCGGCTCAGCCGGCTTCGGGTCCGGGCTCACCCGGGTGAGCCTGACGGGCTCAGTCCTGACGCTCAGGCCGCCGTCCTCAGCCTGGACGAGCACATTCACGAGCCACGCCTGGCCGGGCGCGGGGTGATCCGTTCGATAGTGTGAGCCCCGGCTCTCCCTCCGCTCCAGCGCTGACCTTGCGATCAGCCGGGCGCAGGTCGCCATGCTCTGGAGGTTCAGCCAGTCCTGCCAGGCGAGGTTGTACTGCGGATCACCGGGGATGGCGACGGCGGCGGCCCTGGCCTCGATCTCCTCGATCTCGCCGAGCGCGGCCTCGAGCCCGGCACCATGGCGAATCAGCCCGACGCGGTCCCACATCACCTGGCGCAGCCTGGCCTGGAGCCCATAGAGGTCCTCACCGCGGCTCCCGCCCAGAGGCGCGGTGAGCCGGCGCGCTGTCTCCGCGGCCCGCGTT
The sequence above is a segment of the Candidatus Rokuibacteriota bacterium genome. Coding sequences within it:
- a CDS encoding tripartite tricarboxylate transporter substrate binding protein, which codes for MTRPRIATCFTLLTAALLALSPTAAPAQDYPTKPIEIIVPFVPGGGTDLIARLISDYLGKKWNNPILVVNKPGGGGMIGARAALKEAKADGYTVLIDIHTTSSMHIGASKTPMLTLADRKYAGRLVRDPMVFAVKADAPWKNFKEFSDWVKANPEQLVWSTVGPAGPSRYTAYDWMTQIGVDPTKTKMVITKGAGDSFAQLAGGHVTLSIHSVAEANAMLKAGKIKLLAVLSPTRIKYIPDVPTAEEQGVMKGVRVQWWASVAFPAATPDPIVKKWEGAVAEMVKDPAFLAGAERISMNIDHLPAAEMRAFVEKEVEGYTDMASKIGIRR
- a CDS encoding tripartite tricarboxylate transporter permease → MAVLGSLLGTLVGVLPGLGPTAAIAILFPLTTVLAPVPAIIMLAGIYYGAMYGGSTTAILLNIPGEVASVPTCLDGYPLAQQGRGGVALGIAAIGSFFAGTLGVVALTFFAPFLADQALRFGPPEYFGLMVLAFTVVASLSGGSLLKGFSMALLGYFISLIGLGPATAEPRFAFGWALLMSGVDLIALVVGLFAISEVFLGLEEARVAIAQKIRNVFPSWADLKQSFPAILRGTGIGFFLGLLPGCAPGVTVFLAYDAEKKLSKRPERFGKGAIEGVASPESANNATSSAGFIPLMALGIPASPPLAVLLGGLLVYGLQPGPLLFQKNPDFVWTVIASLYIGNVILLILNLPLIGMWVWLTRVPYGILGPAILLLSFLGAYSVRNSMFDVAVSLVFGAVGYVLRKYQWPLAPLLLAYILGPLLENYLIQSLSMSGGSPMIFFQRGLTLALLIGAALLLLTSLALVRYTSQRVREETAEEMAL
- a CDS encoding tripartite tricarboxylate transporter TctB family protein, whose product is MRLSDGKVVGGILIVLGILALVEGRRIYALREQMVAGAVVGDDTFPILVGLALLLLGGAAAFTRLPSVKVTLPQRVERARMLWGAGLLAGYWLILPYLGYTGSTALVSTGLYKAMGGYRWPIATLLGGVTTGLLYLLFRVWLLQPLPTGALGF